CGGACCTGTAGAGAGGGAACGGGCGGGGAGTGGGCGGAGATTCCGCAGAGCGGCGCTGACCGGCCTGCTGAGCTTGGCGGTGCTGGCCAGCGCCTGCGGCGGCTCGGGCTCGGGCGGACAAGCCTCCCAGACGGGCGGAGCGACTTCGGCCGGGAGCACGGGCGGCAGCCCCAAGACCATCACCCTGGGACTGGCCATGCCGGCGATCTCGACGGCCTTCTGGGTCTCCATGGACTACGGCGTCATAGACGAGGCCAAGAAGCTGGGGGTCCAGGTGATCGCCGTGGACGCCGGCGGATTCGACCAGTCGGCCAGGCAGATCCAGCAGATCCAGACGCTCGTCCAGCGGAAGGTCGACGTCCTCCTGGTGGGCGCCACCGATTCGAAGGCCGTGGCGCCGGCGGTGGACCAGGCGGTGGCCCAGGGCATCCCCGTCATCGGACTCTCCAGCCTGCCGGCCACGGACAAGCTGGCCGTCAAGGTGGGTGCCGACCACTACGGCATGGGCGCCTTTGACGCGGAGTGCCTGGGCACGGCCCTGGGCGGCCAGGGACAGGTGGCCATCATGGCCGGTCCGCCGGGGGTGAACTGGGCGCAGGACCGCGACCAGGGCTTCAAGGAGACGCTGGCGCAGAAGTTCCCCAACATCAAGATCGTGGCCGAACAGTTCGGCCCCTCGGAACGGAACCAGGGTGTCACCCTGATGCAGGACTGGCTGCAGGCCTTCCCCAACCTGAAGGGCGTCTTCGCGGTCACGGACGACCTGGGGGCCGGCGCCGCCGACGCGCTCTCGGCGGCGGGCAAGACGGGCCAGGTGAAGATCGCCACGGCCAACCTGAGCCAGGTGGGCGAGCAGTACTTGAAGGACGGCAAGATCGCCTGCGAGGCCGCCCAGGCGGTGGTGCAGCAGGGGCGGGAGGCCGTCCGGGCGGCCGTGGCGCTGGTCCGGCACCAGCCGTACCAGAAGGTGATCAAGACTCAGGCCATCGGCGTGACGGCGGAGAATCTGGCGACCCTGGACACCAGCGTGATCTCGGCACCCGCGGGATTCCGGCCTTGAACGGCTGCCGGAGAACGGCCGACAGCGGCCACGGAGGTGGAGCCCATGCCCTACATTGACCTGAGCGTGCGCGTGGACGCGGAGACGTACGGTCCGCCTTCGACCAACGTCAAAGTGGGCGTGACGCCCAACTTCCGCGGTCCCGGCTTCTGGGTGGCCTCTTCGCTCGCCATGAGCATCCACACGGGCTCCCACATCGACG
The Bacillota bacterium DNA segment above includes these coding regions:
- a CDS encoding TMAO reductase system protein TorT, translated to MRFRGTGPVERERAGSGRRFRRAALTGLLSLAVLASACGGSGSGGQASQTGGATSAGSTGGSPKTITLGLAMPAISTAFWVSMDYGVIDEAKKLGVQVIAVDAGGFDQSARQIQQIQTLVQRKVDVLLVGATDSKAVAPAVDQAVAQGIPVIGLSSLPATDKLAVKVGADHYGMGAFDAECLGTALGGQGQVAIMAGPPGVNWAQDRDQGFKETLAQKFPNIKIVAEQFGPSERNQGVTLMQDWLQAFPNLKGVFAVTDDLGAGAADALSAAGKTGQVKIATANLSQVGEQYLKDGKIACEAAQAVVQQGREAVRAAVALVRHQPYQKVIKTQAIGVTAENLATLDTSVISAPAGFRP